The sequence TGCACTGGCGAAGGCACCTTGGCAAATTCCACTGGGATTCTCAGATTCCACACTGGATGAACATAGCCCTGACTCAATATTGAACATCCACCTCCAGGATGTCACTGCGTGGGGAAGTCCCACACAAAGTCACAGCACTTAAATGCATTAAATCTTAATGGCAGCTTCATTAACAGGACATTTCTTACCTTTGTCTACAAGACATTGTCACCTGTGGATAATTGCCATCTCTTTGCATTTCAGAGATCCTCTGGATAAAATGCTCTGAATTTGCAATGTGGTATAAACATGTAGCTAAGCTTCACCCAGCATTATCATCATCTCATTTGTATAATGTTATCGCTGGCACAAGATGTATATATAGTTTCACTGCATACTTCTCTCTATGAATATGAAATAAAACAATTGTTAATGTCAATCGCTCTCCTGACTCACATCAGTAATAAAGTTTACAGAGAGCGACAGCTGTATAGTCATTGTCACATTCTCTCAGGAAGTTACAATTTACTCTGTTAAATTTAAAGTTATAATTTACAATTTACAatctaccccgtgctgtagctgtcctgggagtgtttgatggggacagtgtagagggaggtttattctgtatctaaccccgtgctgtacctctcctgggtgtgtttgatggggacagtgtagatggagccttactctgtatctaaccccgtgctggacctgtcctgggagtgtttgatggggacagtgtagagggagctttactctgtatccacccccatgctgtacctgtcctgggagtgtttgatgggggacagtgcagagggagctttactctgtatctaaccctgtgctgtagctgtcctgggagtgtgtgatggggacagtgtagaaggagctttactctgtatctaaccctgtgctgtacctgtcctgggagtgtttgatggggacagtgtagagggagctttactctgtatctaaccccgtgctgtacctgtcctgggagtgtttgatggggacagtgtagagggagctttactctgtatctaaccctgtgctgtagctgtcctgggagtgtgtgatggggacagtgtagaaggagctttactctgtatctaaccttgtgctgtacctgtcctgggagtgtttgatggggacagtgtagagggagctttactctgtatctaaccccgtgctgtacctgtcctgggagtgtttgatggggacagtgtagagggagctttactctgtatctaaccctgtgctgtagctgtcctgggagtgtgtgatggggacagtgtagaaggagctttactctgtatctaaccctgtgctgtacctgtcctgggagtgtttgatggggacagtgtagagggagctttattctgtatctaaccccgtgctgtacctgtcctgggagtgtttgatggggacagtgtagagggagctttactctgtatctaaccccatgctatccctgtccttggagtgtttgttggaggacagtgtcaagggagctttactctgtatctaaccccgtgctgtagctgtcctgggagtgtttgatggggacagtgtagagggagccttactctgtatctaaccccgtgctgtagctgtcctgggagtgtgtgatggggacagtgtagaaggagctttactctgtatctaaccctgtgctgtacctgtcctgggagtgtttgatggggacagtgtagagggagccttactctgtatctaaccccgtgctggacctgtcctgggagtgtttgatggggacagtgcagagggaactttactctgtatctaaccccatgctatccctgtccttggagtgtttgatggaggacagtgtagagggagccttactctgtatctaaccctgtgctgtacctgtcctgggagtgtttgatggggacagtgtagagggagccttactctgtatctaaccccgtgctggacctgtcctgggagtgtttgatggggacagtgcagagggagctttactctgtatctaaccccatgctatccctgtccttggagtgtttgatggaggacagtgtagagggagccttactctgtatctaaccccgtgctgtacctgtcctgggagtttttgatggggacagtgtagagggagctttactctgtatctcacccaagTGTTGATGGTGCTGCCCCTGTATGAGGATGTGCTATTACTGTTTGATGAGGGCCATTGTCAAGCTAAtggtctggacagggtagatgcagggagaatgttcccgatggtggggctgTCCCGAACCAGGGGTGACtgcctgaggatttggggtagacaatttaggacggagatgaggagacatttcttcacccagagagtggtgagcctgtggaattcattaccacaggaagtagttgatgccaaaacattgaatgtattcaagaggcggctggatatagcacttggggtgaacgggatcaaaggttatggggagaaagctggattaggctattgagttggatgatcagccatgattgtaatgaatggcggagcaggctcgatgggccgaatggcctcctcctgctcctatcttctttatTTCTATGTTTAGCTGTTAAAACTGAGAAGTGCAGTTCTGAGTTGATGCCAGGTGCAAACCAATCATTGTTCCATAACGGTCATCTCATTTTTTAAAGGATTATCCTGATTATTTTCCAACCGGCTTCCTAATTGCACAGCCTTGCAAACCCATCATGATCGGACAATTTAACAGCATCTTCATCCCAATCATCTACTCCGTTGTCTTTGTGTTGGGGGCATTTGGAAATGGTGCGCTGATCTTCATCATTGCCCAACACAAACATGGCCACACCCTGACGGACACCTTCATCCTGCACCTGGCCATCGCAGACTTGCTCCTGGTCTTCACACTCCCGTTCTGGATGGTGGAGGCGCTCAGCGGCTGGGTCTTTGGGAACGTCATGTGCAAACTAACCGGTGGAGTCTTTGCCCTCAACCTGTACAGCAGCATCCTCTTCCTCGTCTGCATCAGCTTCGACCGTTACCTGGCCATCGTCCACACCATCCACATGTACCGCAAACGGAAACCCATCTACATCCAACTCACCTGCCTCCTTGTCTGGGTGTTCTGTCTCCTCCTGGCGCTGGTCGACCTCATCTTCCGTGATGTTTACGAGCCCAGCTATTCGGATCTGAAAGCCTGTACTTACTCATTCGGGATAGAGAGCGCGGAGGCCTGGAAGTTAGCCCTGAGGCTGGTCCATCACTCCATGGCCTTCTTCATCCCGGTGGCGGCCATGTTGTACTGCTACAGCATGATCTTCAGGACCCTGTGGCGCACCGACCTGTTCGAGCGGCAGAAGACCCTGAAGGTGGTGGTCGCCATCGTGGTGGTCTTCGTGGCCTGCTGGCTCCCCTACAACGCCGTGCTCTTTGTCGATACCCTCCAGTCACTCGGCACCATCCAGACCCACTGCGCCATGCTGAACATCCTGGACATCAGCCGCACGATCACCCAGAGCCTCGGCCTGGTCCACTGCTGTTTGAACCCCCTCCTGTACGCCTTCATCGGGGTCCGCTTCCGCGGGGAGATGCAGAGGATCTTGGCAGACGTCAGGTCCCTGAAGGTACCCCAGATTATCAGCCGCCAGGCCAGCAGGGAGGGAAGAATGTCCTCAGATCTCTGAGGGGCCTCAGCCAGACTGAGCGTCCACTCGCTCCGAGGGGATGTGGATTTGGCCTGGTGCCAGGTTGTGCCTGTGGGAGCCCTGCCTCATTCATCAATTCATCATCAACTGCACAAACCTTCACCACCTCTCCTCCAGAAGCCTGGATCCCACCAAAACCAGCTCTCACTGACTCCTAATAactacccctcctccccccacccctaccattttccctatctccataatctccAACAACACCTAGAACCCTTCCTAtctcgtaacctcctccagcccctacaaccattCCCATCTCCGTATCCTCTATCaacccctacaactctccctatctctgtaacctcctccaccccctacagcCCATCCtagccctgtaacctcctccagtccctacaatcctccctctctccataaactcctccagccccaacaaccctccttaTTTCTGTAGCCTCCTTCAGCCtcaacaacactccctatctctataacctccttcagcccctaaaccctccccatctctgcaacctctgccagcccctacaactctccctatctctgtaacctcctccagacccgacaaccttccctatct comes from Mustelus asterias chromosome 20, sMusAst1.hap1.1, whole genome shotgun sequence and encodes:
- the LOC144508372 gene encoding C-X-C chemokine receptor type 3-like isoform X2, producing MDNATEQPLQETTEDYPDYFPTGFLIAQPCKPIMIGQFNSIFIPIIYSVVFVLGAFGNGALIFIIAQHKHGHTLTDTFILHLAIADLLLVFTLPFWMVEALSGWVFGNVMCKLTGGVFALNLYSSILFLVCISFDRYLAIVHTIHMYRKRKPIYIQLTCLLVWVFCLLLALVDLIFRDVYEPSYSDLKACTYSFGIESAEAWKLALRLVHHSMAFFIPVAAMLYCYSMIFRTLWRTDLFERQKTLKVVVAIVVVFVACWLPYNAVLFVDTLQSLGTIQTHCAMLNILDISRTITQSLGLVHCCLNPLLYAFIGVRFRGEMQRILADVRSLKVPQIISRQASREGRMSSDL